Below is a genomic region from Microbacterium galbinum.
TAGTGGGCGAGTTCGCCGAGATGCGTCACCGCCCAGGCCTGCGCGGTGTACGTGCCCTCGTCGTCGATGCGCTGCGGCGATCCGCCGAGGTTGAGGAAATTGACGACAGCGCTGATCAGGAGGACCGGAAGGAGCCAGAGGAGGTCGCGCCCGTGCGCCCGTAACCAGTTCGCGAGAGGGGGACCGGGACGATGGACCGAGGTCGACGTCGAGCGCTCCTCGGCTGCGAATGCTGCCGGTTCGGTCGGCCGGGGCTTCTCGAGCGTGGTGCTCATGCGGGAACCCCCTCGGCGATCGGCGCGTCGGTGAGCGACACGGTGCCGGGCACGGTCTCGGTGTCGCGGTGCGCACCGGTGTGCTCCGTCTTCTCCCATCCACGCTCACCGCGCAGCTCTCGGAAGACGGCACGGATCGCCGCGAGTGCCAGCAGCACCTGGAAGGGGATGGTCCCGAGCACCAGGCGCACGTAGTCGAGTACGCGCACCTTCTGCCCGTACAGTCGACCGAACTCTCCGAGGCCGGCGATCTCCACGGCCACCGTCACGAGCGTCGGCGCCAGAGGGATGAACGTCAACAGCGCCACGGCCGTGGGCACCTTCACCACGAGGATCAGGAAGACGGACAGCGGGATCAGCAGGCCGGTCGCTGCCTGCAGGAACGGCATGGCGAGCATGTACCGTGCGAAAAGGCGCTGCCCGCGGGTGGGGAGTGAGCGCCACTCGCCCTTGCGGAGCACCTGCAGGAAGCCCTGGTTCCACCGCGTGCGCTGCTTGTAGAACGACTTCAGGGTGCCGGGGGTCTCCTCGCGGGTCACGTACTCGGGGCTGTAGGCCACGACGACCTTCTCGCCCTGACTCGAGAGCCGAACGCCCAGTTCGCAGTCCTCGGCGAGGCACTCGGCGTCCCATCCGTCATTACGCTGCAGGGCGTCGCGCTTCACGAAGACGGTGTTGCCGCCGAGGGGGATGAACTTCGCGCCGGCATGGAAGTGCAGGCGCGAGCGGAACCAGAAGTAGTACTCGAGCACGTTTCGCAGCGACCACCACGTGGTGCGGAAGTTCATCAGCTGCACGCCGCCCTGCACGACGGTGGCGCCGGTCTCCGAGAAGCGGGAATCGATATGGCGGAGCAGCTCGGGGTGGACTTCGTCCTCGGCATCGAAGACGCCGATGATCGAGCCCGCGGCGTGCGGAAGCGCCCGGTTGAGGGCCTTGGGCTTGTTCTTGGGGACGCTGTCGTCGACGATGACCTCGATGCGATCCGGATGCCGTGCGGCCGCTGCGCGGACGACTGCGGTCGTGCCCGGGTCGTCGTCACCCACGATCGCGATGATCTGCACGTCGGGATGCGTCTGGGCGGCGAGCGCGTCGAGCGTCTGACCCATGACCTCCTCCTCGTGCCGGCCCGGTACGAGCAGCGTGAACGTGTGCTGCGGGTCCTGCGGTTCCTTCGAGAAGGCGGTGCTGTCGTAGGTGGTCTTCGAACGCCAGGCGTACAGCATCCACCACAGGGTCGTGACGGCGATCAGCGTGAGCGCGAGGGCGATGACGACGAGACCGGAGTATCCGGCGATCGCAGCCCAGTCGACGCCGGAAGCGGTCGAGGAGGCATCGACGAGGTTCGGATCAAGCACCTCGCGGTTCGGGACGCCGTCGGGTGCCGGGGCCTGCTCCGGCGCGGGGGTGAGGAGCGGTCCGGGAGCGGGCTCGCTCTCGGTGGACGGGGAGTGAAGGGCGGGGAAGAGGATCACGATGTTGCCTCCTGCGGGGTCCGGAAGACGAGGAATCGGTACGTGAAGTAGCGGAAGAGTGTGCCGAGCAGGAGCCCGACGACGTTGCCGGCGATGTTGTCGGCAAGTGCGGAGGTGAAACCGAGCAGGTAGTGCGACACGAACAGGCATCCGGCGGCGATCAGCAGGCCGCCGCCGTTCGCGAGCAGGAAGAGGAGCAACTCCTTGACCACCGCGGGACGGCGTGTGCGTCGGAAGGTGACGTACCGATGTCCGAGCCAGGCGACGCCGGTGGCGATGGTGACCGAGATCACCTTCGCCCAGATCACCTGGTCGGGCATCACGGTGGCGCGGAGCAGGTTGTAGCCGCCCACGTCGACGACGAAGGCGATCAGGCCCACCCCGCCGAAGGAAGCGAGTTGGGGCACGGCTCTCCGCACCGCCGAGGCGATGCGGGACAGCGAGGCGAATGGCGCGGAGGGGGAGAGCGTCATACAGCGAGTTCGGAGGCCCCCAGAGGTGCGGATTGGGTTTATTCGATGATCCGCGAAATACCGGTCAAGGGTTGACCGGGCAGTGCGAGGAGCGTAGCTTCACGCGCGCGAGTCGCCGTCGCTGAAGTGCGCGACCATCCAGATGCCGCCGCCGATGATCACGGCGAGGGCGAACCCCAGGGCGGCGGCGAACCCTCCGCTCCCGTACATCCAGCCCGGGATCAGGGCGCACCCCACAGGTGCGTCCGGTTGCCAGGTGCCGACGAGCCATCCGCTCCGGCAGTAGTCCTGGATCGCCGGCGCGAGGAACATCGCGACGGCGAAACCGCCGATCGCGCCCATGACCGCCGTCCAGACCGCCCCGAACGGCGCGCCGGCGCGCGTCTCCGCTTCG
It encodes:
- a CDS encoding glycosyltransferase produces the protein MILFPALHSPSTESEPAPGPLLTPAPEQAPAPDGVPNREVLDPNLVDASSTASGVDWAAIAGYSGLVVIALALTLIAVTTLWWMLYAWRSKTTYDSTAFSKEPQDPQHTFTLLVPGRHEEEVMGQTLDALAAQTHPDVQIIAIVGDDDPGTTAVVRAAAARHPDRIEVIVDDSVPKNKPKALNRALPHAAGSIIGVFDAEDEVHPELLRHIDSRFSETGATVVQGGVQLMNFRTTWWSLRNVLEYYFWFRSRLHFHAGAKFIPLGGNTVFVKRDALQRNDGWDAECLAEDCELGVRLSSQGEKVVVAYSPEYVTREETPGTLKSFYKQRTRWNQGFLQVLRKGEWRSLPTRGQRLFARYMLAMPFLQAATGLLIPLSVFLILVVKVPTAVALLTFIPLAPTLVTVAVEIAGLGEFGRLYGQKVRVLDYVRLVLGTIPFQVLLALAAIRAVFRELRGERGWEKTEHTGAHRDTETVPGTVSLTDAPIAEGVPA
- a CDS encoding GtrA family protein is translated as MPQLASFGGVGLIAFVVDVGGYNLLRATVMPDQVIWAKVISVTIATGVAWLGHRYVTFRRTRRPAVVKELLLFLLANGGGLLIAAGCLFVSHYLLGFTSALADNIAGNVVGLLLGTLFRYFTYRFLVFRTPQEATS